A region of the Pseudorasbora parva isolate DD20220531a chromosome 18, ASM2467924v1, whole genome shotgun sequence genome:
taatataacataaatgatgtctcttactgaattatgtggtagaaaacccatgaaagatctacgttatttaaaaaatcgattttatatttggaccatgggcggcgccattttgtttgcgttctaggttgatgacgtagagtggttgaactcctcaatcagctggcgttacccgttgctatttttaccacaacgcaactcgaaaattgtttcagagttaaacaaaacaaatgaattgctttgtaattgtacttaaaacacactcaaacatacatgtgcacacaaactcacctacacaagtcacaaacagatcggcgggcgcgcacacacacacctgactgctctgtctcaatcgcatgcatcatcaccaaaacatcctgcctctcttcctcacgttactttatcccatcgtcctacctagatatttccctctgctggtcacattaggcattatagttaatctactatcaacagtctatctggggaacaggatgtgttgaacaggatatacacagggaatagattgagggttatgtatgcgcgcgcagtgcgtgcgtgtgtgtgtgtgtgttcgcgccgatctgttgggctgtgtgtgtgttcgcgccgatctgttggtgtgtgtgtgtgtgttgctgtgttcgcgccgatctgttggggtgtgtgtgagtctgtgtgagagagagagtttgtgtgcacatgtatgtttgagtgcgtgaagtcggacagctgtttgtaaatcggctttactcgttattgcggtgaacgtgagactgaatgactgcactcgaacatgtccactatggtgtcggacaacactacaaatgtccgtcccttcaaataatgccctatttaagggtatagggtcgatttcagattcagcccctgtcgtggagactgagcagcccaacatctcgattgagacagagcagtcaggtgtgtgtgtgcgcgcccgccgatctgtttgtgacttgtgtaggtgagtttgtgtgcacatgtatgtttgagtgtgttttaagtataattacaaaggaattcattggttttgtttaactctgaaacaattttcgagttgcgttgtggtaaaaatagctacgggtaatgccagctgattgaggagttcaaccactctacgtcatcaacctagaacgcaaacaaaatggcgccgcccatggtccaaatataaaatcgatttttaaaataacgtagatctttcatgggttttctactacatatttcagtaagagacatcatttatgttatattaagccatacaagtctcaacaccatgggatccctttaaagtagcactaggtaacttttcaaccttcataatatattttcaagactcttgtgatgatacatcgacttacaataggttgaatgagtAATGCCAAGACACACCTGGCATTACTCCTGGTGTGTCTTGATTTTGAGCCCTTTTGGCCTTTTAGCTATTTTTATTCCTTGACTGATTTAATTATGAGTTAGTTCTAGCTGATGTTTCCTGATTGAGCAGGTGGACCCAGCTTAAGCTTGCTCATGTAAAATATATGTCAATATGTGTACAATATGTTCTGTTGTGCTTGCAATTGCAATTGAGATAATAAATGTTCTCCCTTTTATGTAAACAAGTAGGCCTACATCtttctatatttttttcttgtttttgtagGCTTTGTACTCATCTTTATTAGacatttttagacattttaactatgcaatgtgctaaatatctTTTTTAAAGTATACAGGGCATGTTTATTGGGTTACATTTTATCTGTAAAAATTGTAGGGGGCCCATAAATTTTGTTTTCCATAGGGCCCAGAATTTCTGGCGGCACCCCTGGCTATAAGCGTTGATAAAACTGAACAGACATCCCTTTTGCCATTGTTCTGGGAATAATAAATTCACCTCATGACGGGGACTGAGCACACTTCTGGGCTCCACACATCACTCATCTGCTGAAAATAGAAGCCACTTTAAATCCATCTACTGTATGTGCAGACATCAGCATTTAGTCTTATTCTGAGAGGTCTGCTCTGTGCAGTCCAGATTCAGTTAGGGGCTAATGGAGGAAAATAGCAATTTTATTAACGCCGTTCGAATGCATGATTTGTAAAAGAATTATGTCAAATTGGCTTTTGTTCGAATACACTTTTAAAAAGAGGGAGAAAGTCAGTGCTAACCAACATCAGAGTCTAGACTTATAAGGACCTATAGCAACATGCATCATTGGCAACAAGACTGAATATCCTATACATTACAATGATTAGCTATTATGGAACATATGTCCTCAGTTTCACAGGAACAGACTAATTTTCACACTAAAGTTTTCGCACTAGTCTTCACAGACTAGTTTCACACTAAAATACATgtctgagctgttttaactgaaagcaacttgcactgacataatATGCCAATGtaattttgtctcaagatgcagtaatgtttttttttttttttctaaggcaatGCTCTAATTTAACTAAaccctaatcctggcttaatctaagccctgtctgtgaaacaaaataaaacattttaagtttTAGAAGAGTATGCTTTACATAGGGAACATACAGTACATGCAAATATACAGGCCaattattgggggggggggggggggttaattTAATTTATCTCTTTAAATTgatgtttagattttatttaaacaaCACTAGGATATGGATTAATAGTACTGCGttattaatacatttgaataaaacGGTTTCTCCTAATCTTTTCAACACACAGGTGATTTCAAACACTTGCCTATTACGCCCTCTTATGGACAGCCAGAAGAACAACAATCAGACCAAGGGGCATTTGTGTGCCTGCAAAGATTTGAGATCATGAGTAACTCTTTACAGTAGGGGATTACTGTAAAGAGTTACTTATGATCTCAAATCTTTGTTCATTAGTTAACGTTAGATAATGCAACGagcaatcattttttatttattagtctCTGTTTATTGTAATTCATAGTTATATTAAATAGATACAACTTTTGACTTTAATAATGTGTGTAaatattgaaattaacattaagcttaataaatgctttagaatTAATGTCCATTTCTAGTTCATGTAGCTAGCTAATTTATGAAACTTTTGCAAGTGTAACTATTGTGTTATGTTGTATTATACTCATGATAGAATTCAAGCCACATTTTAGTGTATAtacatattgttttattttactgacctttattttacagatttttattttaattcttacaTTCACAAGTATGCAATATTATTCATTCTAATATTGTAAGCTTTTGGTCACCATGATTTTGCCAAGtaatttaaagttttaaagggttagttcacccgacccaaaaatgaaaattctgtcaactTACCCTTCtgtgttcatcttcggaacacaaatgaagatatttgtgtctGATGCTTCAGAAAGTCCTCCATTAAAACCaaagtcatttcctctctcaagacctgTAAAGGGAATTAATAAgtcacaaagcccatctcacttctacaataattttatgaagcaatgaAACAACGacttatagtgatgggccaatttcaaaacactgcttggTAAAGCCTCGGAGCTTAAAGttttagttcatccaaaaatgaaaattctctcattaataacttaccctaatgtcgttcgtcACCCATatgacctctgttcatcttcggaacacaaatgaagatatttttgttgaaatccgatggctcagacaggccttcattgatgGTATCTGgctaagatgttagcagcagatccttcaagtcctgtaagttgtgaggtggggcctccatggattggatttgtttgttcagcacatcccacagatgctcgattggattgagatcactgtaaaaaaaatatttagaaaaaaagttacctggttgccttaaaattttgagttcattgaaattacaatttttagttaatacaatgaacgtttttttgagattcgacaacctttattaaactattattaaaagattttgtaagcatattgggtaattgtgtgttttatttctgattaaTGCAGTGAAActtgccaaattgtgctattttcacaatttatccatttttttatgtggttcagatacaataatattttgagtttctatttattaaacaaatttccttcattgtatcaactcaaatatttaatttcaataaactcacaattttaaggcaaccaggttacttacttttttaagttaaaccaacaaaaaccaaccaattttttttacagtgaggccacagccagcagggAATACCGCTTCCATGAAACAtttcccaaagcatcacactgcctccaccggccTGCCTTCAGCGCAtgctggtgccatgtgttccccaagtAAGTGATGCACACAcccccggccatccacgtgatgtaaaataaaatgtgattcatcagacaagGCCACCTTATtctattgctccgtggtccaatTCTGcaattctgatgctcacgtgtccACTGTTAGCACTtacggtggtggacaggggtcagcatgggcaccctgactggtctgcagctatgcacccccatacacaacaaaatgctctgtgtattctgatacCTTTCCATCAGAACCAGCATGAACTTCTTTTGCAATTTGACCTACATAAGTTTGTCTGTTTTatcggaccacatgggccactactgaccactgcagaccggcaacaccccacaagagctgcagttttggagatgctctgacccagtcatcttgCCAACACAATTTGGCTCTTATTAAACTTGCCCTTGTCAAATCCTTGTGATTTCCCATTCTTTCCTGCTTCCAACACATCaattttgaggacaaaatgttcacttgctgcctaatatatcccacccaataataggtgccatgatgaagagataatcagtgttatggACATTAAAAGTTTTTTGTAAATTTGAAAGACATCATAAACTTAattttgtatgatttataagccgtATTCCTCATGAGGACCAACAAATATATCCCCACACAGTCAAAAATGACTGGTATTATTATCCTTTCAgggaagcgcacacacacacacacacacacacacacacacacacacacacacacacacacacacacacacacacacacacacacacctgcgcGTAAAATGATCCGGCCAATGAATACACTTATTGACAAGTttgtgttatgtttttattgttcgCTCCATATGAATGCTTAAATCTGTTACTGTATCTATTAAAAATGTGGTTTAGGTGGCTTAATCTTTGTACAGTGTATACTGGTATTTACACCCTTGGAAATTTGCCTATTAAAAAAACCTGCTTGCATTGCTGTGGCACTTAATTTGGAATGTCCTTTGATTTCTCTGAAAAAGAATTGAGCATTGACTCACCTGGGTTTCTTCCTGTCACACAAGACGGGAAGAAACCCAGGTGAGTCAATGCTCAATTCCTGGCAGGTTATCTATTGTGTGATCTATTGCACAGAGAATCAGGTGAACTAAGTTGTGCGATCATTTAATACAGCATATCAAGCCTgccttaaataataaataattcatGTGTAATAATTCAATTAATGTGTTATTAATGTGTAAACATTATTTTCAGATGAAGATGTGAACTTAAGTGTAGAGTGTGCTTTATAGACAAATTTAACAAGTAAATATGCCGTCTATCTTAATTTCTAAACAACTTATTTGTTTCCAAAAGTGTGTTATTCCAGTTCATCTTTGCCCTTTTCCAACATGCATGTACGGGCCATTGCACAGGTCACGGCATACGGGTCACAGTTGGCGGCAGGACGGCGGTCCTCAAAGTAACCACATTTTTCCTGACCAACCTGACGAGGGATACGGATGCTGGCCCCGCGGTTAGCAACACCTGCTGAGAAATCATTGATGCTGGCGGTCTCGTGTCGACCCGTGAGGCGACGCTTGTTATCTTCTCCACCGCGTGGGTCGTAGACTCGAATATGCTCTGCATGACACTTACTCAGTTTCTCAATGGCTTTATCAATGTGCCTGATGCAGAGAGGAGGAGGATGGAGGTTAGATTACATGATTAGATTACACAGTAACACAAATCACACTTTTATATTTGTCTTTACTCTCTCTGACTtttataattgtgtgtgtgcctgAGTGAGTACATACTCAATTCCTCCTTCCTCTCTCATTTGCAGTGTGCTCACATTGATGTGGCAGCCGGCTCCGTTCCAGTCTCCTGTCATGGGTTTCGGATCCAGGGTGGCCACCACTCCGAAATCTTCACAAACTCTGTGTAGCAGAAAACGTGCCATCCACAGATGATCTCCCATCTCAATTCCTTCGCATGGACCCACTTGGAACTCCCACTGCATAGAgagatgttgatccaggaacatgttggTTGTACATTTACATCATGTTTTTTCCCCACCACTGAtacataataatattttttatgtttttttaacagaTATGCTTCTCACATTTATTGGTATATCTCTGATACCTAATAACTTCATGGTCGTTACCTGAGAGGGCATGACCTCTGCGTTAGTGCCACTGATTTTAATGCCAGCATACAGGCaggctttataatgacaatccACAATGTCTCTGCCAAAGGCTCTGTCAGAACCAACACTGCATTGATACAGACCTGACAGAAGTGAGACACACAAAATTCAAAGTTGTCATCAActggttttcttttttttttaaatgcttttttctgaggtcaacttatgatgttcaactggtttttacattcaaaaacatcataactaattagtaataggctattttctacactggttttaaaGGCTCTCTCCTGGAACGCTTGGTTTTTATGGGTGTgctgcactgaagacttggaagtaaacgcccatggctagaattggataagatttgcatatttaatgagcttctgctcccctgtGAGTGCATgtgggaattgttttgaaagcgtgtGGGAAAACAGCAATCAGAATAAATCACCCACAGGACTCgccaaaaaatatctttatcaaacaacCTCAATGATTTTTCTCTTATTGAAGTTTCACaaactaatttcgggagaagcacgcgcAGACAATTAAATCTAACtaaacacaggtggagcagGCTCAGATAATTAACCCAATTGGAACACGAGGAGCACATTAAACTAATCAGTTAATCAATGATAGGAGGTGTATATAGACAGCCGATTTACCTTCCTGTCATTGACAGTTTCTCAGCatcccaccaccaccccttctccgCACTTACTTAAATCAACTGCTATAAATATCAAAACAAATCACAAATTGCAATCTAGTTCTAAACTATCcatgttggggggggggggggggatactctgggttcgggcaaattTTCCGCCCGGAGCCcggagcccggagccctccccggacagcacgccaaatacgcataatctttactctatttaattgatgtaagtgtgaactcgtgaatttAACCGCAATCgtttggaatgttattttttattacttgggcTTTCattttggtagcctgtctggaaaacacatagccccgggacgctgggctttgcgagccgtggcccatacatgtccgagtctgagcctgaatcgcaatgaaccaacaccACCACAAATAAACAATTCTCTAGCCTTTGACAGCGTGCTAATGTATGTTcagttagacacatacacataatcaaCAGATCTATATCAAACGATCAACACAAATATACACAATTTTAGGTCATAATGTCATGCCTGATCGGTTTATAAtctttatattatttttgaCTGAATTGTTTGTTGTTTAGATCAATGGTTGCTTGACTTTCAACCACATTTACTGTTATGTTAAGGAATTATAGTGTTAATGTTTACTGTTACTTCATATTGGACCTTCACCCAAAGCTGTGGATGTAA
Encoded here:
- the glulc gene encoding glutamate-ammonia ligase (glutamine synthase) c translates to SASCFVLFYFTYLLYFLVDIPEWDFCQQGSSTEMLLAPVCMFRDPFILDPNKLILCEVLNHTKEPAESNHRNSCNKVMEKVKDLHPWFGMEQEYTLLGVDGHPYGWPRLGLYQCSVGSDRAFGRDIVDCHYKACLYAGIKISGTNAEVMPSQWEFQVGPCEGIEMGDHLWMARFLLHRVCEDFGVVATLDPKPMTGDWNGAGCHINVSTLQMREEGGIEHIDKAIEKLSKCHAEHIRVYDPRGGEDNKRRLTGRHETASINDFSAGVANRGASIRIPRQVGQEKCGYFEDRRPAANCDPYAVTCAMARTCMLEKGKDELE